The region ATGGGGCGCGAGGCGCCGGCCTGACAGAACTGTCCCGCGCGACCGGCCTTCCGCATCCGACGGTGCATCGGTTGCTGCAGCGGCTGGTGGACCAGCGGCTCGCGCGCCAACTGGCTTCCACCCGGCGCTACGCGCTGGGTCCCCTTGCGTTCGAGCTCGGCCTGGCCGCGGCCCAGCAATTCGACGTGCGTGCGGCCTGCCGCCCGGCGCTGGAGCGGCTGGCGCACGAACTCGGCGATACGGCCTACCTCGTCATGCGCAGCGGGCTGGAAGCCGTTTGCGTGGACAGGCAGGAAGGTCCCTCGCCGATCCGCGTGTTCACGCTGGAAGTCGGCAGCCGCAGGCCGCTCGGGCTCGGCGCTGCGGGGCTGGCGATCCTGGCCGCGCTGCCGCAGGAGGAACGCGTGGAGGTGCTGTCGCTCGTGCGTGCCAAGGTGCTGGAGATCGGCAAGCTGCCGCCGGCGGAATTCGCGGCGTCGATCGAGCGCTGCCGCAAGAAGGGGCACTCGTTCATCCGCAACCGCGTGACACTCGGCGTCAGCGCGGTCGGCGTCGCGATCCACAACGCCTTAGGCGCTCCGGTCGGCGCCATCAGCGTCGCGGCCGTGGATTCGCGGCTCACCGCCGCGCGCGTCACGGCGCTGGCGCTGGTGTTGCACCGCGAAGCGCGCGAGATCGAGCGCGTGCTGAAGGATGGTGGCGGCTTCTACTACGACTGAGCGCCAGTCCCGCGACGCCTACCAGCTCGCCCGCATCGAGTTGCGATCGAAGCGCGCGTCCGTGGTGATCGACTTCAGGTCGACGAACTCCATGTTGCTCATCGTGATCGACCGCAGCTGGTTCCACGCGGCGGGGTGCCAGCCGTCGCTGGGTTCGCCCTGCACGTAGAAATCCATGCCGTTGTCGGCTGCGTACATACCGTAGCGCTTGGCCGCGTTGGCCACGGCCTTGGCTTGCGGGTCCCAGTTGTCGGGCACCACGAAGTCCGCGCGCAGGCGCATGAGTGAGCCGAATGGAATGGCGCCGGGATTCGCGCCGCCCGCGCCGAAACGGCCGGGCCACGTGTGGGTCGTGTCGAGCGCGGCGTCCCGGAAGGTGACGCGCAGCGCATGGCGGATCTCGCCGGTGGACGCTTCGGACGCTTTTGCAAGCAACGGCGTGATCGGCAGGCCCGCCGCATCGGCGGAGCCCCAATCGTCGGGCCTCATCGCATTGGATTTCAGGTCCCAGGCGGCCGTCGACACCGCATACCAGTTGCCGCCCAGGTTGTGCGCGAAGAACGATTCCCAGAGGCGGCACGCACCCTGTTCGATGACGAGGACATGGTGGTCGCCGCAGCTGCCGGGGCCGCCGCAGTTGCCGCCTTCGGCCAGCGTCACTCCGTTGGGGAACGGGAAGCGCCGGGCACTGGCCGGGAGGGTCGTGCAGTCGCGGATGGCCGTGTAGCCGCCGCCGCTTGCAAACGCGCAATCGCTCTTCTGCGGATAGGCGGGCTCGTTCCACAACCCCGAATTGGCGAAGTCGAAGGAGACGATGGGCCAGCTGGTGGTGCGGGTGGTTCCATCCACATAGTTGATCGGCATGCCCCAGTAGTCCGTCGTGTTCGCGGGGTTGCTGCTGTTGCCCCAGTTGCCCAGGAACTGGGTGCCGGCGCCCACCAGGTTGATCCAGGTGTTGCTGCTCGGGTGGGCAGGGAAGCGGACGGGGTCGTCGATGCGTGTGTTGAAGATCGACGTCGCCGGGAACATCTCGCAATCACCGAGGACGGTCGGCACGGCGGGAGCGCCAGGGGCGGGGGCCGGTGCCCCGACCGGCGCAGGTGCCGGGACGGGCGCAGGCGCTGGGACCGGTGCGGGCGCGGGTGCCGGCACAGGTGCGGGTGCAGGCGCTGGGGTTGGCGAAGGAGCCGGTGCGGGCGCGCTTCCCGCCACGGAGAACACGAAGTCGTCCACGTACACATAACCGGCGCCGGCGTTCTTCCAGACGTAGACGACGGCGCGTGCCACGTTGGCCGGTGCCGTCACCTGGACGCGTGCCGGCGAATACGCGGTGGTGCTGGCCGATGCGGAGCCTTGCCCGATGACGTTGCCCGCCGCATCGCTGAAATTCACCCCGATGAAACCGGTCACCGAGGCGTCGCTTCCCTTGACCTTCGCCGACAGGACGTAGGTGGTTCCGGCGGCCAGGCCCGTCAGGTCGTGCCCGGCACCTCCGGCCGCGGTCCCCACGCGCAATGCGTAGCTGCCCGTGCTCGCCTGGCCCGTCACAACCGACGCGTTCCCCCAATCCGCCCAGCCTGCCATCGCGCTTTCGAAGCCGCCGTTGCTCAGCAGGTTGCCCGACACGGGTGCGGGTGCGGGAGGAACCGCAGGTGCGGGTGCCGGGGCAGGCACAGGCGCCGGCGAGGGTGCCGGTGCGGGTGAGGGCGCCGGGACGGGCGCTGGCGCCGGGACAGGTGCCGGCGCGGGCGCGGGCGCGGGTGAGGGTGCCGGTGCCGGTGCAGGCGCCGGGCTCGGCGCAGGCGCCGGTGCGGACGCGCTGGCTGCCACGGAGAACACGAAGTCGTCCACGTACACATATCCTGAGCCTGCGTTCTTCCACACGTAGACGACGGCGCTCGCTACGTTGGCCGGTGCGGTCGCCTGGACCCGTACTTGCGAATAGGTCGTGCCGCTGAACGATGTCGTTCCTTGACCGATGACCTTGCCCGCCGCGTCCAGGAAGTTCACGCCGACGAAGCCGATTTCGCCCGCGCCGCTCACTTTGACCTGTGCAGTCAGAACGTAGGTGGTTCCCGCGACCGCGGTGACCGCGTCGTGCCCCGCGCCTCCGGCCGCAGTCCCGACGCGCAATGCGTAGCTGCCCGAGGCCGACTGTCCCGTGACGACCGCTGCATTTCCCCAGTTCGCCCAGCCCGCCATGGCACTCTCGAAGCTGCCGTTGCCCAGGAGGTTGACCGGCGCCGTTGCCGAGGCAGGCGCCGGGGCTGCCGTGCCCGCGAGTGGCGCAGCCAATTGCGCAGCCGCGGCAAGCCCCACGATGGCCGCACCGCAAAGCACAGCCGTAGCCGCGTTCTTCGTTCTCTTGTTAGACATGTCGTACCGGTTTCAGGAAAGCGGCGATTGTGATGACGGTGAAGCAGCTGCGGGCGCTTTGATGCCCTTCGGCTTAACCAGCAAGGCAAGCCGTGCAATTTGTCTCCTCGTCAATGCTGAGTTCGCGCCGGGCCGTGCGCTAACTGCTGTGATGGTGTGTCAAGGGCTGGCTGGCGTTGCCGCCTTCTTCCAGGCCTGCAGCACCTGCGCCTCGCGCTCTGCGGTCAGGCCAGCCCGCGCGGCCTCCTGCCGTTCCTGCGGCAACGCATCGAACCACGCGAGCGTTGCGCGCACCGTGTCCGCCAGCGGCCGGAACGTCAACCCTGTCGTCAATGCCTTGCCGATGTCGGCACGCATCATTCCGCCAGCCTCGCCGTCGGGCGGTACCCAGGCGGGCATGTCCACCCAGGGCGAAACGCCCTGCTGCTCCAGGAAGTCCGCAGGCACCCAGGTGAGGCTGGCGTTCGCATCCACCGTGGCGCGGATCGTATCCAGCACCTGTCCGAATGTCGTCGGCTCACCCGGCCCCGTCGCATTGAACACGCCGGTGGCGCGCTGCTCCGCCAGCCGGATGGTCCACTCGCCGAGGTCGCGTGCGTCGATGAATTGCACCGGATCATCCGGTGACCCGGGCGCCAGCACTTCGCCGCCGCGGCGCAAGCGTAGAGGCCAGTAGGTGAATCGATCGGTCTGGTCGCCCGGCCCGACGATCAGGCCGGGGCGCACGATCGCACTGGCCGAGGGGAAGACCTTGCGGACCTCGTCCTCCGACACCACCTTCAACGGCCCGTACAGCTGGAAGCCCGATGCGCGAAGGGTCTCCATCGACTCGGCATACGGGTCGGTCCCTTCGTAGCGATGCACAACGCTGCTTTCGTCGACCGGCCCGCGCAGGTCGGCGTACACCGAGATGGTGGAAATGAAGATGTAGCGGTCGACGCTGCCCGCCAGCTGCTGCGACGAGTTGCGCGCCCAGGCCGGCAGCGTCGTGGGGTTGTCGATGCACACGTCCCAGGTGCGCCCCTGCAATGCGCGCAGGTCACCGGCCGCGCGGTCACCGTGAAGTTGCTCGACGTCGGCGGCAATGTCGGGCGGCAGTTGCGTGCGCCCGCGGTTGAACAACGTGACGGTATGGCCGCGCTCGAGCGCGTAGCGGACCTGGTGCGGCCCGCAAAGGCCGGTGCCGCCGAGGATGAGAAGGCGTTGGGGGGAGGGGGCTTGTGCGGATGGCATGGGTGCAGCTTATCCGGGTGTGGGCCACGAAGTGAAGCCGGGAAACGCGGTAGATCGAGCGTGCTCGATTTCGGGGCGAGGTCTGCTTTGGGTTGGGAGCAGCCATCCGGATTACTTGGCTCGCGAGTGACTGCTTTGCAGCGATTGCTGTCGATCGGCCATGG is a window of Caenimonas aquaedulcis DNA encoding:
- a CDS encoding IclR family transcriptional regulator, coding for MDNRSAADPGSLERSLELARLLASHGARGAGLTELSRATGLPHPTVHRLLQRLVDQRLARQLASTRRYALGPLAFELGLAAAQQFDVRAACRPALERLAHELGDTAYLVMRSGLEAVCVDRQEGPSPIRVFTLEVGSRRPLGLGAAGLAILAALPQEERVEVLSLVRAKVLEIGKLPPAEFAASIERCRKKGHSFIRNRVTLGVSAVGVAIHNALGAPVGAISVAAVDSRLTAARVTALALVLHREAREIERVLKDGGGFYYD
- a CDS encoding carbohydrate binding domain-containing protein, encoding MSNKRTKNAATAVLCGAAIVGLAAAAQLAAPLAGTAAPAPASATAPVNLLGNGSFESAMAGWANWGNAAVVTGQSASGSYALRVGTAAGGAGHDAVTAVAGTTYVLTAQVKVSGAGEIGFVGVNFLDAAGKVIGQGTTSFSGTTYSQVRVQATAPANVASAVVYVWKNAGSGYVYVDDFVFSVAASASAPAPAPSPAPAPAPAPSPAPAPAPAPVPAPAPVPAPSPAPAPSPAPVPAPAPAPAVPPAPAPVSGNLLSNGGFESAMAGWADWGNASVVTGQASTGSYALRVGTAAGGAGHDLTGLAAGTTYVLSAKVKGSDASVTGFIGVNFSDAAGNVIGQGSASASTTAYSPARVQVTAPANVARAVVYVWKNAGAGYVYVDDFVFSVAGSAPAPAPSPTPAPAPAPVPAPAPAPVPAPAPVPAPAPVGAPAPAPGAPAVPTVLGDCEMFPATSIFNTRIDDPVRFPAHPSSNTWINLVGAGTQFLGNWGNSSNPANTTDYWGMPINYVDGTTRTTSWPIVSFDFANSGLWNEPAYPQKSDCAFASGGGYTAIRDCTTLPASARRFPFPNGVTLAEGGNCGGPGSCGDHHVLVIEQGACRLWESFFAHNLGGNWYAVSTAAWDLKSNAMRPDDWGSADAAGLPITPLLAKASEASTGEIRHALRVTFRDAALDTTHTWPGRFGAGGANPGAIPFGSLMRLRADFVVPDNWDPQAKAVANAAKRYGMYAADNGMDFYVQGEPSDGWHPAAWNQLRSITMSNMEFVDLKSITTDARFDRNSMRASW